Proteins encoded within one genomic window of Callithrix jacchus isolate 240 chromosome 11, calJac240_pri, whole genome shotgun sequence:
- the TMED4 gene encoding transmembrane emp24 domain-containing protein 4 isoform X1 codes for MAGVGAGPSRAMWQQVLLLLALCATGARGLYFHIGETEKRCFIEEIPDETMVIGNYRTQMWDKQKEVFLPSTPGLGMHVEVKDPDGKVVLSRQYGSEGRFTFTSHTPGDHQICLHSNSTRMALFAGGKLRVHLDIQVGEHANNYPEIAAKDKLTELQLRARQLLDQVEQIQKEQDYQRYREERFRLTSESTNQRVLWWSIAQTVILILTGIWQMRHLKSFFEAKKLV; via the exons ATGGCAGGTGTCGGGGCTGGGCCTTCGCGGGCGATGTGGCAGCAGGTACTGCTGCTTCTCGCGCTATGCGCCACAGGCGCCCGAGGACTCTACTTTCACATCGGCGAGACAGAGAAGCGCTGTTTCATCGAGGAAATCCCCGACGAGACCATGGTCATCG GCAACTATCGTACCCAGATGTGGGATAAGCAGAAGGAGGTCTTCCTGCCCTCGACCCCTGGCCTGGGCATGCACGTGGAAGTGAAGGACCCCGACGGCAAG GTGGTGCTGTCCCGACAGTACGGTTCAGAGGGCCGATTCACGTTCACCTCTCACACGCCTGGTGACCATCAAATCTGTCTGCACTCCAACTCTACCAGGATGGCTCTCTTCGCTGGTGGCAAACTG CGTGTGCACCTTGACATCCAGGTTGGGGAGCATGCCAACAACTACCCTGAGATTGCTGCAAAAGATAAGCTGACGGAGCTACAGCTCCGTGCCCGCCAGTTGCTTGATCAGGTGGAACAGATTCAGAAGGAGCAGGATTACCAAAGG TATCGTGAAGAGCGCTTTCGACTGACCAGCGAGAGCACCAACCAGAGGGTCCTATGGTGGTCCATTGCTCAGACTGTCATCCTCATCCTCACTGGCATCTGGCAGATGCGTCACCTCAAGAGCTTCTTTGAGGCCAAGAAGCTGGTGTAG
- the TMED4 gene encoding transmembrane emp24 domain-containing protein 4 isoform X3 produces MWDKQKEVFLPSTPGLGMHVEVKDPDGKVVLSRQYGSEGRFTFTSHTPGDHQICLHSNSTRMALFAGGKLRVHLDIQVGEHANNYPEIAAKDKLTELQLRARQLLDQVEQIQKEQDYQRYREERFRLTSESTNQRVLWWSIAQTVILILTGIWQMRHLKSFFEAKKLV; encoded by the exons ATGTGGGATAAGCAGAAGGAGGTCTTCCTGCCCTCGACCCCTGGCCTGGGCATGCACGTGGAAGTGAAGGACCCCGACGGCAAG GTGGTGCTGTCCCGACAGTACGGTTCAGAGGGCCGATTCACGTTCACCTCTCACACGCCTGGTGACCATCAAATCTGTCTGCACTCCAACTCTACCAGGATGGCTCTCTTCGCTGGTGGCAAACTG CGTGTGCACCTTGACATCCAGGTTGGGGAGCATGCCAACAACTACCCTGAGATTGCTGCAAAAGATAAGCTGACGGAGCTACAGCTCCGTGCCCGCCAGTTGCTTGATCAGGTGGAACAGATTCAGAAGGAGCAGGATTACCAAAGG TATCGTGAAGAGCGCTTTCGACTGACCAGCGAGAGCACCAACCAGAGGGTCCTATGGTGGTCCATTGCTCAGACTGTCATCCTCATCCTCACTGGCATCTGGCAGATGCGTCACCTCAAGAGCTTCTTTGAGGCCAAGAAGCTGGTGTAG
- the TMED4 gene encoding transmembrane emp24 domain-containing protein 4 isoform X2 — protein sequence MAGVGAGPSRAMWQQVLLLLALCATGARGLYFHIGETEKRCFIEEIPDETMVIGNYRTQMWDKQKEVFLPSTPGLGMHVEVKDPDGKVVLSRQYGSEGRFTFTSHTPGDHQICLHSNSTRMALFAGGKLRVHLDIQVGEHANNYPEIAAKDKLTELQLRARQLLDQVEQIQKEQDYQRGVRAAATEQRHGGLGSTGL from the exons ATGGCAGGTGTCGGGGCTGGGCCTTCGCGGGCGATGTGGCAGCAGGTACTGCTGCTTCTCGCGCTATGCGCCACAGGCGCCCGAGGACTCTACTTTCACATCGGCGAGACAGAGAAGCGCTGTTTCATCGAGGAAATCCCCGACGAGACCATGGTCATCG GCAACTATCGTACCCAGATGTGGGATAAGCAGAAGGAGGTCTTCCTGCCCTCGACCCCTGGCCTGGGCATGCACGTGGAAGTGAAGGACCCCGACGGCAAG GTGGTGCTGTCCCGACAGTACGGTTCAGAGGGCCGATTCACGTTCACCTCTCACACGCCTGGTGACCATCAAATCTGTCTGCACTCCAACTCTACCAGGATGGCTCTCTTCGCTGGTGGCAAACTG CGTGTGCACCTTGACATCCAGGTTGGGGAGCATGCCAACAACTACCCTGAGATTGCTGCAAAAGATAAGCTGACGGAGCTACAGCTCCGTGCCCGCCAGTTGCTTGATCAGGTGGAACAGATTCAGAAGGAGCAGGATTACCAAAGG